One region of uncultured Methanolobus sp. genomic DNA includes:
- a CDS encoding protein-L-isoaspartate O-methyltransferase codes for MEYERERKRLVNSLREYNISEKTLNAIKKVSRHLFVPSVQIANAYIDHPLPIGYAQTISAPHMVAMMCDFLDLREGLNVLEIGAGSGYNAAVMTEIMGKKGNIYSIERLEKLAVFAQENLKKAGYSNVEILCKDGSHGLPEHAPYDRICVTASAPCTPLPLVEQLKPEGILVIPEGKRYQRLYRIRKDMEGNITKEDCGGVIFVPLVGDHGFNMLCGN; via the coding sequence ATGGAGTATGAAAGGGAAAGGAAGAGGCTGGTAAATTCTCTGAGAGAGTACAATATATCTGAAAAAACACTTAATGCAATTAAAAAGGTGTCCAGGCACCTTTTCGTGCCTTCTGTTCAAATAGCGAACGCCTACATTGACCACCCATTACCCATAGGCTACGCACAAACAATATCAGCCCCGCACATGGTTGCCATGATGTGCGACTTTCTTGACCTCCGTGAAGGATTAAATGTGCTTGAGATCGGTGCAGGGTCGGGCTACAATGCTGCTGTAATGACAGAGATCATGGGTAAAAAAGGAAATATCTATTCTATTGAAAGGCTTGAAAAGCTTGCTGTTTTTGCACAGGAGAATCTGAAAAAAGCAGGTTACTCCAATGTTGAAATTTTATGCAAAGATGGCTCCCATGGACTTCCCGAACATGCACCCTATGATCGCATCTGCGTGACTGCATCCGCGCCATGTACCCCGCTGCCTCTTGTGGAGCAACTCAAACCGGAAGGAATTCTGGTAATTCCCGAAGGAAAAAGATACCAGCGCCTCTATCGTATCAGGAAGGATATGGAAGGGAATATCACAAAAGAGGACTGTGGCGGAGTGATATTCGTGCCTCTTGTGGGAGATCATGGTTTCAACATGCTTTGTGGTAACTGA
- a CDS encoding HVO_0476 family zinc finger protein, whose protein sequence is MNDEIEVVCPACSPKIPVPHDVLKVGQNVIVQCQECENIHPAEIEKVKKFKIKVIISKGEESFIQTTLMTSEEGLMVDDEIIVDDGESDEVYPILVTAIESGEKRLEIANASEITTVWGRAIDEVVVKIAVHKGKNTETLHKRVPGGYEFIIGQEETANKTKFRIKKIKIRDGSLESKTGIAIEAKFIKRIFAEEIVRKNWGDGKTQWSMKGKGRGW, encoded by the coding sequence ATGAACGACGAAATTGAAGTTGTATGTCCGGCATGTTCACCAAAAATACCAGTGCCACATGATGTATTAAAAGTAGGACAGAACGTAATAGTCCAATGTCAGGAATGTGAAAATATCCATCCTGCTGAGATAGAGAAGGTCAAAAAGTTCAAGATCAAGGTAATAATCAGCAAAGGTGAGGAGTCTTTCATACAAACGACTCTTATGACATCAGAAGAAGGCTTGATGGTAGACGATGAGATAATTGTGGATGATGGGGAATCTGACGAAGTTTATCCTATACTTGTAACTGCTATAGAATCCGGTGAAAAGAGACTTGAAATAGCCAATGCGTCCGAAATCACTACAGTATGGGGCAGAGCCATTGATGAGGTGGTTGTAAAAATAGCAGTGCACAAAGGAAAAAATACTGAGACACTTCACAAGAGAGTGCCGGGCGGATATGAGTTTATCATTGGTCAGGAAGAAACTGCCAATAAAACAAAGTTCCGTATAAAAAAGATTAAGATAAGGGATGGGAGCCTTGAATCTAAAACTGGCATTGCAATTGAAGCAAAATTCATAAAGAGAATATTTGCGGAAGAAATTGTCAGAAAAAACTGGGGAGATGGAAAAACCCAATGGAGTATGAAAGGGAAAGGAAGAGGCTGGTAA